From one Bos indicus x Bos taurus breed Angus x Brahman F1 hybrid chromosome 7, Bos_hybrid_MaternalHap_v2.0, whole genome shotgun sequence genomic stretch:
- the CC2D1A gene encoding coiled-coil and C2 domain-containing protein 1A isoform X2 translates to MHKKKGPPGPPGRGAATARQLGLLVDLSPDGLMIPEDGVNDEELEAEFLALVGGQPQALEKLKGKGPLPMEAIEKMASLCMRDPDEDEEEGTDEEDVEADDDLLAELNEVLGEEQKASESHPPVAQPKATTPSPGLEATLQERLALYQTAIESARQAGDSAKMRRYDRGLKTLENLLASVRKGKAIDEGDIPPPVAVGKGPVATPSHTPAPTQPALLNPLAPDPRVIVESPPSAAPSSSLASAKPQLPPGPCSPGPLAQLQSRQREYKLAALHAKQQGDTAAAAKHFRVAKSFDAVLEALSRGEPVDLSRLPPPPDQLPQGPPSPPVQPPTPAVVPSTPEAPPPPKTLLEALEQRMERYHVAAAQAKTKGDQRKARMHERIVKQYQDAIRAHKAGRAVDVAELPVPPGFPPIQGLEATEPTQQSLVGVLETAMKLANQDEGPEDEEDEEPKKLSSPAAPTAQPKAPPSKAPPSGSAPIAKAAPKGTSTRAQQQLAFLEGRKKQLLQAALRAKQKNDVEGAKMHLRQAKGLEPMLEASRNGLPVDITKVPPAPVNKDDFALVQRPGPGLSQESARRYGELTKLIRQQHEMCLNHSNQFTQLGNIAETSKFEKLAEDCKRSMEILKQAFARGLPTPTARFEQRTFSVIKIFPDLSSNDMLLFIVKGISLPTPPGLSPGDLDVFVRFDFPYPNVEEAQKDKTSVIKNTDSPEFKEQFKLCINRSHRGFRRAIQTKGIKFEVVHKGGLFKTDRVLGTAQLKLDALETACEVREVLEVLDGRRPTGGRLEVMVRIREPLTAQQLETTTERWLVIDPVPASVPTVVGPKGKAPPIPAPTREPGNRSARPLHSLSVLAFDQERLERKILGLRQARRPVPPEVAQQYQDIMQRSQWQRAQLEQGGPGMRREYMAQLERQLQFYTEAARRLGNDGSREAAKEALYRRNLVESELQRLRR, encoded by the exons ATGCACAAGAAGAAGGGACCCCCGGGACCCCCGGGTCGAGGCGCCGCCACCGCCCGCCAG CTGGGCCTGCTAGTTGACCTCTCCCCAGATGGCCTGATGATCCCCGAAGATGGAGTTAACGATGAGGAACTGGAGGCTGAGTTCTTGGCCTTGGTGGGAGGCCAGCCCCAAGCCTTGGAGAAGCTTAAAGGCAAAG GTCCCCTGCCCATGGAAGCCATTGAGAAGATGGCCAGCTTATGCATGAGAGACCCGGATGAggatgaagaggagggaacagaTGAGGAGGACGTGGAGGCTGATGATGACCTGCTG GCGGAACTGAATGAGGTCCTTGGGGAGGAGCAGAAGGCTTCAGAGTCCCACCCTCCTGTGGCCCAG CCAAAGGCCACaacccccagcccagggctggagGCCACCTTGCAGGAGAGGCTGGCCCTCTACCAGACCGCGATCGAAAGCGCTAGGCAAGCCGGAGACAGTGCCAAGATGCGGCGCTACGACCGGGGGCTTAAG ACACTTGAAAACCTGCTGGCCTCGGTCCGGAAGGGCAAAGCCATCGACGAAGGGGACATCCCGCCGCCTGTGGCTGTGGGGAAGGGTCCAGTGGCCACACCCAGCCACacacctgcccccacccagccAGCCCTTCTGAACCCACTGGCCCCAGATCCCCGTGTCATCGTGGAGAGTCCTCCTTCCGCTGCTCCATCCTCGTCCCTGGCCTCAGCTAAGCCCCAGCTGCCCCCAG GTCCTTGCAGCCCTGGCCCCCTGGCTCAGTTGCAGAGCCGCCAGCGTGAATACAAGCTGGCTGCCCTCCACGCCAAGCAGCAGGGAGACACCGCCGCTGCTGCCAAGCACTTTCGTGTGGCCAAG AGCTTTGATGCTGTCTTGGAGGCCCTGAGTCGGGGGGAGCCTGTGGACCTGTCGCGCCTGCCTCCTCCACCTG ACCAGCTGCCCCAGGGCCCACCATCACCACCTGTGCAGCCTCCAACTCCTGCTGTGGTGCCCTCCACACCAG AGGCTCCTCCACCCCCAAAGACTCTCCTGGAGGCACTAGAGCAGCGGATGGAGCGGTACCACGTGGCTGCGGCTCAAGCCAAGACCAAGGGGGACCAGCGGAAGGCTCGCATGCATGAGCGCATCGTCAAG caATACCAAGATGCCATTCGAGCCCACAAGGCTGGCCGAGCGGTGGACGTGGCGGAGCTGCCTGTGCCTCCAG GCTTCCCCCCGATCCAGGGCCTGGAGGCCACCGAGCCCacccagcagagcctggtgggggtCCTGGAGACCGCCATGAAGCTGGCCAATCAGGATGAAGGCCCTGAGGACGAAGAGGACGAGGAGCCTAAAAAG CTTAGCAGCCCTGCAGCCCCCACAGCCCAGCCCAAAGCCCCACCTTCAAAGGCACCCCCATCAGGATCCGCCCCCATAGCCAAAGCAGCCCCCAAAGGCACATCCACCAGAG CCCAGCAGCAGCTGGCCTTCCTGGAGGGCCGCAAGAAGCAGCTCCTGCAGGCTGCACTGCGAGCCAAGCAGAAGAATGACGTGGAGGGCGCCAAGATGCACCTGCGCCAGGCCAAGGGGCTGGAGCCCATGCTGGAGGCCTCACGCAACGGGCTACCTGTGGACATCACCAAG GTGCCGCCTGCCCCCGTCAACAAGGATGATTTTGCCCTGGTCCAGCGTCCTGGCCCGGGTCTGTCTCAGGAGTCTGCCCGACGCTATGGCGAACTCACCAAACTCATAAGGCAGCAGCACGAg ATGTGCCTGAACCACTCTAACCAGTTTACTCAGCTAGGCAACATCGCTGAAACCAGCAA ATTTGAGAAGCTGGCGGAGGACTGTAAGCGGAGCATGGAGATTCTGAAGCAGGCCTTTGCCCGGGGTCTCCCCACACCCACTGCTCGCTTTGAACAGAGAACCTTCAGCGTCATCAA GATCTTCCCTGACCTCAGCAGCAACGACATGCTCCTATTCATCGTGAAGGGCATCAGCTTGCCCACACCGCCAG GGCTGTCTCCTGGTGACCTGGATGTCTTTGTTCGGTTCGACTTCCCCTATCCCAACGTG GAAGAAGCTCAGAAAGACAAGACCAGCGTGATCAAAAACACAGACTCCCCTG AGTTCAAGGAGCAGTTCAAGCTTTGCATCAACCGCAGCCACCGTGGCTTCCGAAGGGCCATCCAGACCAAAGGCATCAAGTTCGAAGTGGTCCACAAGGG ggGGCTCTTTAAGACCGACCGGGTCCTGGGCACAGCCCAGCTGAAACTGGATGCCCTGGAGACGGCATGTGAGGTCCGAGAGGTCCTTGAG GTCCTGGATGGTCGCAGGCCCACAGGGGGGCGGCTGGAGGTGATGGTTCGGATTCGCGAGCCACTGACGGCCCAGCAGCTGGAGACCACGACTGAGAGGTGGCTGGTCATCGACCCCGTGCCAGCATCCGTGCCCACA GTTGTTGGGCCCAAAGGGAAGGCTCCTCCCATACCTGCTCCTACGAGGGAGCCAGGGAACAG ATCAGCACGGCCCCTGCATAGTCTCAGTGTGCTGGCCTTCGACCAAGAGCGTCTGGAGCGGAAG ATCCTGGGCCTCAGGCAGGCGCGGCGGCCAGTGCCCCCCGAGGTGGCGCAGCAGTACCAGGACATCATGCAGCGCAGCCAGTGGCAGCGGGCGCAGCTGGAGCAGGGAGGCCCGGGCATGCGGCGGG AGTACATGGCCCAGCTGGAGCGCCAGCTACAGTTCTACACGGAGGCCGCCCGGCGTCTGGGCAATGATGGCAGCAGG GAGGCCGCCAAGGAGGCACTGTATAGACGGAACCTGGTCGAGAGTGAG CTGCAGCGGCTCCGCCGGTGA
- the PODNL1 gene encoding podocan-like protein 1 isoform X1, producing the protein MVTRCPVWGHPDLSLNSQRLSLLLLLLLLPGPQPALGMEDDASFPHLGESSQPPPRACPPRCSCPRPDTVDCDGLDLRVFPDNITRAAQHLSLQNNQLQELPYNELSRLSGLRTLNLHNNLISSEGLPDEAFESLTQLQHIYVAHNKLSVAPQFLPRSLRVADLAANEVTEIFPLTFGEKPALRSVYLHNNQLSNAGLPPDAFRGSEAVATLSLSSNQLSYVPPSLPPSLERLHLQNNLISKVPRGALSRQTHLRELYLQHNQLTDSGLDATTFSKLHRLEYLDLSHNQLAAVPAGLPRTLAVLHLGRNRIRWVEAARLGGLRGLRYLLLQHNQLGATGLPAGALRPLRGLHTLHLYGNRLDRVPQALPRRLRALVLPHNRVATLGARDLTSTPRLAELNLAYNCLASARVHLRAFRRLRALRSLDLAGNQLTQLPSGLPAGLHTLRLQRNQLRTLEPEPLAGLHQLQELSLAHNRLRVGGIGPGTWHELQALQVLDLSHNELSFVPPDLPEALEELHLQGNRIGHVGPEAFLSTPRLRALFLRANRLHMTSIAPEAFLGLLHLRVVDTTGNPEPVLVRLPPTAPRQPRAAGP; encoded by the exons ATGGTGACCCGGTGCCCAGTCTGGGGACACCCTGACCTGTCCCTCAACTCCCAGCGACTGAGCCtattgctgctgctcctgctgctgcctggCCCCCAACCCGCCCTTGGCATGGAGGATGACGCTTCCTTCCCCCACCTGGGGGAgagctcccagcccccaccccgggcCTGCCCCCCACGCTGCTCCTGCCCCCGGCCCGACACGGTGGACTGCGACGGCCTGGACCTCCGGGTGTTCCCGGACAACATCACCAGGGCTGCTCAGCACCTCTCCCTGCAG AACAACCAGCTCCAGGAGCTCCCCTACAACGAGCTGTCACGTCTCAGCGGGCTGCGGACCCTCAACCTCCACAACAACCTCATCTCCTCTGAGG GCCTGCCCGACGAGGCCTTCGAGTCGCTCACACAGCTGCAGCACATCTATGTGGCCCACAACAAG CTCTCTGTGGCCCCCCAGTTTCTGCCCCGCTCCCTCCGGGTGGCTGATCTGGCTGCCAACGAAGTGACTGAGATCTTCCCGCTCACGTTTGGAGAGAAGCCAGCGCTCAG GTCCGTGTACCTCCACAACAACCAGCTGAGCAACGCCGGCCTGCCCCCTGATGCCTTCCGCGGCTCTGAGGCAGTGGCCACCCTCAGTCTCTCCAGCAACCAACTCAGCTACGTGCCCCCCAGCCTGCCGCCTTCGCTGGAGCGGCTCCACCTACAG aACAACCTCATCTCCAAGGTGCCCCGAGGAGCCCTGAGCCGCCAGACCCACCTCCGTGAGCTTTACCTTCAGCACAACCAGCTGACAGACAGTGGCCTGGATGCTACCACGTTCAG CAAGTTGCACCGCCTGGAGTACCTGGACCTGTCCCACAACCAGCTGGCTGCGGTGCCCGCTGGCCTGCCTCGCACCCTGGCTGTGCTGCATTTGGGCCGCAATCGCATCCGCTGGGTGGAGGCAGCCCGGCTGGGCGGCCTGCGGGGCCTGCGCTACCTGCTACTGCAGCACAACCAACTGGGGGCCACGGGGCTGCCAGCCGGAGCACTGCGGCCACTGCGGGGCCTACACACGCTGCACCTCTACGGCAACAGGCTGGACCGAGTGCCCCAGGCGCTGCCCCGCCGCCTGCGGGCCCTGGTGCTGCCCCACAACCGTGTGGCCACGCTGGGCGCCCGTGACCTGACCTCCACGCCCCGACTGGCCGAGCTCAACCTGGCCTACAACTGCCTGGCCAGCGCCCGCGTGCACCTCCGGGCCTTCCGCCGGCTGCGGGCCCTGCGCAGCCTCGACCTGGCTGGCAACCAGCTGACCCAGCTGCCCTCCGGCCTGCCCGCTGGCCTGCACACCCTTCGGCTACAGCGCAACCAGCTGCGGACCCTCGAGCCGGAGCCGCTGGCTGGCCTGCACCAGCTTCAGGAGCTCAGTCTGGCACATAACCGACTGCGTGTGGGTGGCATTGGGCCTGGCACCTGGCATGAGCTGCAAGCCCTGCAG GTGCTGGACCTTAGCCACAATGAGCTGTCCTTCGTGCCCCCTGACCTACCCGAGGCCCTGGAGGAGCTGCACCTGCAGGGCAACCGCATCGGCCACGTGGGCCCTGAAGCCTTTCTCAGCACACCACGCCTGCGTGCCCTCTTCCTCAG GGCCAACAGGCTTCACATGACCAGCATTGCACCTGAGGCcttcctgggcctcctgcacctACGCGTAGTGGACACGACGGGGAACCCCGAGCCAGTCTTGGTCCGCCTGCCGCCCACAGCCCCACGTCAGCCACGGGCGGCAGGCCCCTGA
- the PODNL1 gene encoding podocan-like protein 1 isoform X3, with amino-acid sequence MVTRCPVWGHPDLSLNSQRLSLLLLLLLLPGPQPALGMEDDASFPHLGESSQPPPRACPPRCSCPRPDTVDCDGLDLRVFPDNITRAAQHLSLQNNQLQELPYNELSRLSGLRTLNLHNNLISSEGLPDEAFESLTQLQHIYVAHNKLSVAPQFLPRSLRVADLAANEVTEIFPLTFGEKPALSLSSNQLSYVPPSLPPSLERLHLQNNLISKVPRGALSRQTHLRELYLQHNQLTDSGLDATTFSKLHRLEYLDLSHNQLAAVPAGLPRTLAVLHLGRNRIRWVEAARLGGLRGLRYLLLQHNQLGATGLPAGALRPLRGLHTLHLYGNRLDRVPQALPRRLRALVLPHNRVATLGARDLTSTPRLAELNLAYNCLASARVHLRAFRRLRALRSLDLAGNQLTQLPSGLPAGLHTLRLQRNQLRTLEPEPLAGLHQLQELSLAHNRLRVGGIGPGTWHELQALQVLDLSHNELSFVPPDLPEALEELHLQGNRIGHVGPEAFLSTPRLRALFLRANRLHMTSIAPEAFLGLLHLRVVDTTGNPEPVLVRLPPTAPRQPRAAGP; translated from the exons ATGGTGACCCGGTGCCCAGTCTGGGGACACCCTGACCTGTCCCTCAACTCCCAGCGACTGAGCCtattgctgctgctcctgctgctgcctggCCCCCAACCCGCCCTTGGCATGGAGGATGACGCTTCCTTCCCCCACCTGGGGGAgagctcccagcccccaccccgggcCTGCCCCCCACGCTGCTCCTGCCCCCGGCCCGACACGGTGGACTGCGACGGCCTGGACCTCCGGGTGTTCCCGGACAACATCACCAGGGCTGCTCAGCACCTCTCCCTGCAG AACAACCAGCTCCAGGAGCTCCCCTACAACGAGCTGTCACGTCTCAGCGGGCTGCGGACCCTCAACCTCCACAACAACCTCATCTCCTCTGAGG GCCTGCCCGACGAGGCCTTCGAGTCGCTCACACAGCTGCAGCACATCTATGTGGCCCACAACAAG CTCTCTGTGGCCCCCCAGTTTCTGCCCCGCTCCCTCCGGGTGGCTGATCTGGCTGCCAACGAAGTGACTGAGATCTTCCCGCTCACGTTTGGAGAGAAGCCAGCGCTCAG TCTCTCCAGCAACCAACTCAGCTACGTGCCCCCCAGCCTGCCGCCTTCGCTGGAGCGGCTCCACCTACAG aACAACCTCATCTCCAAGGTGCCCCGAGGAGCCCTGAGCCGCCAGACCCACCTCCGTGAGCTTTACCTTCAGCACAACCAGCTGACAGACAGTGGCCTGGATGCTACCACGTTCAG CAAGTTGCACCGCCTGGAGTACCTGGACCTGTCCCACAACCAGCTGGCTGCGGTGCCCGCTGGCCTGCCTCGCACCCTGGCTGTGCTGCATTTGGGCCGCAATCGCATCCGCTGGGTGGAGGCAGCCCGGCTGGGCGGCCTGCGGGGCCTGCGCTACCTGCTACTGCAGCACAACCAACTGGGGGCCACGGGGCTGCCAGCCGGAGCACTGCGGCCACTGCGGGGCCTACACACGCTGCACCTCTACGGCAACAGGCTGGACCGAGTGCCCCAGGCGCTGCCCCGCCGCCTGCGGGCCCTGGTGCTGCCCCACAACCGTGTGGCCACGCTGGGCGCCCGTGACCTGACCTCCACGCCCCGACTGGCCGAGCTCAACCTGGCCTACAACTGCCTGGCCAGCGCCCGCGTGCACCTCCGGGCCTTCCGCCGGCTGCGGGCCCTGCGCAGCCTCGACCTGGCTGGCAACCAGCTGACCCAGCTGCCCTCCGGCCTGCCCGCTGGCCTGCACACCCTTCGGCTACAGCGCAACCAGCTGCGGACCCTCGAGCCGGAGCCGCTGGCTGGCCTGCACCAGCTTCAGGAGCTCAGTCTGGCACATAACCGACTGCGTGTGGGTGGCATTGGGCCTGGCACCTGGCATGAGCTGCAAGCCCTGCAG GTGCTGGACCTTAGCCACAATGAGCTGTCCTTCGTGCCCCCTGACCTACCCGAGGCCCTGGAGGAGCTGCACCTGCAGGGCAACCGCATCGGCCACGTGGGCCCTGAAGCCTTTCTCAGCACACCACGCCTGCGTGCCCTCTTCCTCAG GGCCAACAGGCTTCACATGACCAGCATTGCACCTGAGGCcttcctgggcctcctgcacctACGCGTAGTGGACACGACGGGGAACCCCGAGCCAGTCTTGGTCCGCCTGCCGCCCACAGCCCCACGTCAGCCACGGGCGGCAGGCCCCTGA
- the PODNL1 gene encoding podocan-like protein 1 isoform X2 — protein MRLSLLLLLLLLPGPQPALGMEDDASFPHLGESSQPPPRACPPRCSCPRPDTVDCDGLDLRVFPDNITRAAQHLSLQNNQLQELPYNELSRLSGLRTLNLHNNLISSEGLPDEAFESLTQLQHIYVAHNKLSVAPQFLPRSLRVADLAANEVTEIFPLTFGEKPALRSVYLHNNQLSNAGLPPDAFRGSEAVATLSLSSNQLSYVPPSLPPSLERLHLQNNLISKVPRGALSRQTHLRELYLQHNQLTDSGLDATTFSKLHRLEYLDLSHNQLAAVPAGLPRTLAVLHLGRNRIRWVEAARLGGLRGLRYLLLQHNQLGATGLPAGALRPLRGLHTLHLYGNRLDRVPQALPRRLRALVLPHNRVATLGARDLTSTPRLAELNLAYNCLASARVHLRAFRRLRALRSLDLAGNQLTQLPSGLPAGLHTLRLQRNQLRTLEPEPLAGLHQLQELSLAHNRLRVGGIGPGTWHELQALQVLDLSHNELSFVPPDLPEALEELHLQGNRIGHVGPEAFLSTPRLRALFLRANRLHMTSIAPEAFLGLLHLRVVDTTGNPEPVLVRLPPTAPRQPRAAGP, from the exons ATG CGACTGAGCCtattgctgctgctcctgctgctgcctggCCCCCAACCCGCCCTTGGCATGGAGGATGACGCTTCCTTCCCCCACCTGGGGGAgagctcccagcccccaccccgggcCTGCCCCCCACGCTGCTCCTGCCCCCGGCCCGACACGGTGGACTGCGACGGCCTGGACCTCCGGGTGTTCCCGGACAACATCACCAGGGCTGCTCAGCACCTCTCCCTGCAG AACAACCAGCTCCAGGAGCTCCCCTACAACGAGCTGTCACGTCTCAGCGGGCTGCGGACCCTCAACCTCCACAACAACCTCATCTCCTCTGAGG GCCTGCCCGACGAGGCCTTCGAGTCGCTCACACAGCTGCAGCACATCTATGTGGCCCACAACAAG CTCTCTGTGGCCCCCCAGTTTCTGCCCCGCTCCCTCCGGGTGGCTGATCTGGCTGCCAACGAAGTGACTGAGATCTTCCCGCTCACGTTTGGAGAGAAGCCAGCGCTCAG GTCCGTGTACCTCCACAACAACCAGCTGAGCAACGCCGGCCTGCCCCCTGATGCCTTCCGCGGCTCTGAGGCAGTGGCCACCCTCAGTCTCTCCAGCAACCAACTCAGCTACGTGCCCCCCAGCCTGCCGCCTTCGCTGGAGCGGCTCCACCTACAG aACAACCTCATCTCCAAGGTGCCCCGAGGAGCCCTGAGCCGCCAGACCCACCTCCGTGAGCTTTACCTTCAGCACAACCAGCTGACAGACAGTGGCCTGGATGCTACCACGTTCAG CAAGTTGCACCGCCTGGAGTACCTGGACCTGTCCCACAACCAGCTGGCTGCGGTGCCCGCTGGCCTGCCTCGCACCCTGGCTGTGCTGCATTTGGGCCGCAATCGCATCCGCTGGGTGGAGGCAGCCCGGCTGGGCGGCCTGCGGGGCCTGCGCTACCTGCTACTGCAGCACAACCAACTGGGGGCCACGGGGCTGCCAGCCGGAGCACTGCGGCCACTGCGGGGCCTACACACGCTGCACCTCTACGGCAACAGGCTGGACCGAGTGCCCCAGGCGCTGCCCCGCCGCCTGCGGGCCCTGGTGCTGCCCCACAACCGTGTGGCCACGCTGGGCGCCCGTGACCTGACCTCCACGCCCCGACTGGCCGAGCTCAACCTGGCCTACAACTGCCTGGCCAGCGCCCGCGTGCACCTCCGGGCCTTCCGCCGGCTGCGGGCCCTGCGCAGCCTCGACCTGGCTGGCAACCAGCTGACCCAGCTGCCCTCCGGCCTGCCCGCTGGCCTGCACACCCTTCGGCTACAGCGCAACCAGCTGCGGACCCTCGAGCCGGAGCCGCTGGCTGGCCTGCACCAGCTTCAGGAGCTCAGTCTGGCACATAACCGACTGCGTGTGGGTGGCATTGGGCCTGGCACCTGGCATGAGCTGCAAGCCCTGCAG GTGCTGGACCTTAGCCACAATGAGCTGTCCTTCGTGCCCCCTGACCTACCCGAGGCCCTGGAGGAGCTGCACCTGCAGGGCAACCGCATCGGCCACGTGGGCCCTGAAGCCTTTCTCAGCACACCACGCCTGCGTGCCCTCTTCCTCAG GGCCAACAGGCTTCACATGACCAGCATTGCACCTGAGGCcttcctgggcctcctgcacctACGCGTAGTGGACACGACGGGGAACCCCGAGCCAGTCTTGGTCCGCCTGCCGCCCACAGCCCCACGTCAGCCACGGGCGGCAGGCCCCTGA
- the CC2D1A gene encoding coiled-coil and C2 domain-containing protein 1A isoform X1, translating to MHKKKGPPGPPGRGAATARQLGLLVDLSPDGLMIPEDGVNDEELEAEFLALVGGQPQALEKLKGKGPLPMEAIEKMASLCMRDPDEDEEEGTDEEDVEADDDLLAELNEVLGEEQKASESHPPVAQPKATTPSPGLEATLQERLALYQTAIESARQAGDSAKMRRYDRGLKTLENLLASVRKGKAIDEGDIPPPVAVGKGPVATPSHTPAPTQPALLNPLAPDPRVIVESPPSAAPSSSLASAKPQLPPGPCSPGPLAQLQSRQREYKLAALHAKQQGDTAAAAKHFRVAKSFDAVLEALSRGEPVDLSRLPPPPDQLPQGPPSPPVQPPTPAVVPSTPEAPPPPKTLLEALEQRMERYHVAAAQAKTKGDQRKARMHERIVKQYQDAIRAHKAGRAVDVAELPVPPGFPPIQGLEATEPTQQSLVGVLETAMKLANQDEGPEDEEDEEPKKLSSPAAPTAQPKAPPSKAPPSGSAPIAKAAPKGTSTRAQQQLAFLEGRKKQLLQAALRAKQKNDVEGAKMHLRQAKGLEPMLEASRNGLPVDITKVPPAPVNKDDFALVQRPGPGLSQESARRYGELTKLIRQQHEMCLNHSNQFTQLGNIAETSKFEKLAEDCKRSMEILKQAFARGLPTPTARFEQRTFSVIKIFPDLSSNDMLLFIVKGISLPTPPGLSPGDLDVFVRFDFPYPNVEEAQKDKTSVIKNTDSPEFKEQFKLCINRSHRGFRRAIQTKGIKFEVVHKGGLFKTDRVLGTAQLKLDALETACEVREVLEVLDGRRPTGGRLEVMVRIREPLTAQQLETTTERWLVIDPVPASVPTQVVGPKGKAPPIPAPTREPGNRSARPLHSLSVLAFDQERLERKILGLRQARRPVPPEVAQQYQDIMQRSQWQRAQLEQGGPGMRREYMAQLERQLQFYTEAARRLGNDGSREAAKEALYRRNLVESELQRLRR from the exons ATGCACAAGAAGAAGGGACCCCCGGGACCCCCGGGTCGAGGCGCCGCCACCGCCCGCCAG CTGGGCCTGCTAGTTGACCTCTCCCCAGATGGCCTGATGATCCCCGAAGATGGAGTTAACGATGAGGAACTGGAGGCTGAGTTCTTGGCCTTGGTGGGAGGCCAGCCCCAAGCCTTGGAGAAGCTTAAAGGCAAAG GTCCCCTGCCCATGGAAGCCATTGAGAAGATGGCCAGCTTATGCATGAGAGACCCGGATGAggatgaagaggagggaacagaTGAGGAGGACGTGGAGGCTGATGATGACCTGCTG GCGGAACTGAATGAGGTCCTTGGGGAGGAGCAGAAGGCTTCAGAGTCCCACCCTCCTGTGGCCCAG CCAAAGGCCACaacccccagcccagggctggagGCCACCTTGCAGGAGAGGCTGGCCCTCTACCAGACCGCGATCGAAAGCGCTAGGCAAGCCGGAGACAGTGCCAAGATGCGGCGCTACGACCGGGGGCTTAAG ACACTTGAAAACCTGCTGGCCTCGGTCCGGAAGGGCAAAGCCATCGACGAAGGGGACATCCCGCCGCCTGTGGCTGTGGGGAAGGGTCCAGTGGCCACACCCAGCCACacacctgcccccacccagccAGCCCTTCTGAACCCACTGGCCCCAGATCCCCGTGTCATCGTGGAGAGTCCTCCTTCCGCTGCTCCATCCTCGTCCCTGGCCTCAGCTAAGCCCCAGCTGCCCCCAG GTCCTTGCAGCCCTGGCCCCCTGGCTCAGTTGCAGAGCCGCCAGCGTGAATACAAGCTGGCTGCCCTCCACGCCAAGCAGCAGGGAGACACCGCCGCTGCTGCCAAGCACTTTCGTGTGGCCAAG AGCTTTGATGCTGTCTTGGAGGCCCTGAGTCGGGGGGAGCCTGTGGACCTGTCGCGCCTGCCTCCTCCACCTG ACCAGCTGCCCCAGGGCCCACCATCACCACCTGTGCAGCCTCCAACTCCTGCTGTGGTGCCCTCCACACCAG AGGCTCCTCCACCCCCAAAGACTCTCCTGGAGGCACTAGAGCAGCGGATGGAGCGGTACCACGTGGCTGCGGCTCAAGCCAAGACCAAGGGGGACCAGCGGAAGGCTCGCATGCATGAGCGCATCGTCAAG caATACCAAGATGCCATTCGAGCCCACAAGGCTGGCCGAGCGGTGGACGTGGCGGAGCTGCCTGTGCCTCCAG GCTTCCCCCCGATCCAGGGCCTGGAGGCCACCGAGCCCacccagcagagcctggtgggggtCCTGGAGACCGCCATGAAGCTGGCCAATCAGGATGAAGGCCCTGAGGACGAAGAGGACGAGGAGCCTAAAAAG CTTAGCAGCCCTGCAGCCCCCACAGCCCAGCCCAAAGCCCCACCTTCAAAGGCACCCCCATCAGGATCCGCCCCCATAGCCAAAGCAGCCCCCAAAGGCACATCCACCAGAG CCCAGCAGCAGCTGGCCTTCCTGGAGGGCCGCAAGAAGCAGCTCCTGCAGGCTGCACTGCGAGCCAAGCAGAAGAATGACGTGGAGGGCGCCAAGATGCACCTGCGCCAGGCCAAGGGGCTGGAGCCCATGCTGGAGGCCTCACGCAACGGGCTACCTGTGGACATCACCAAG GTGCCGCCTGCCCCCGTCAACAAGGATGATTTTGCCCTGGTCCAGCGTCCTGGCCCGGGTCTGTCTCAGGAGTCTGCCCGACGCTATGGCGAACTCACCAAACTCATAAGGCAGCAGCACGAg ATGTGCCTGAACCACTCTAACCAGTTTACTCAGCTAGGCAACATCGCTGAAACCAGCAA ATTTGAGAAGCTGGCGGAGGACTGTAAGCGGAGCATGGAGATTCTGAAGCAGGCCTTTGCCCGGGGTCTCCCCACACCCACTGCTCGCTTTGAACAGAGAACCTTCAGCGTCATCAA GATCTTCCCTGACCTCAGCAGCAACGACATGCTCCTATTCATCGTGAAGGGCATCAGCTTGCCCACACCGCCAG GGCTGTCTCCTGGTGACCTGGATGTCTTTGTTCGGTTCGACTTCCCCTATCCCAACGTG GAAGAAGCTCAGAAAGACAAGACCAGCGTGATCAAAAACACAGACTCCCCTG AGTTCAAGGAGCAGTTCAAGCTTTGCATCAACCGCAGCCACCGTGGCTTCCGAAGGGCCATCCAGACCAAAGGCATCAAGTTCGAAGTGGTCCACAAGGG ggGGCTCTTTAAGACCGACCGGGTCCTGGGCACAGCCCAGCTGAAACTGGATGCCCTGGAGACGGCATGTGAGGTCCGAGAGGTCCTTGAG GTCCTGGATGGTCGCAGGCCCACAGGGGGGCGGCTGGAGGTGATGGTTCGGATTCGCGAGCCACTGACGGCCCAGCAGCTGGAGACCACGACTGAGAGGTGGCTGGTCATCGACCCCGTGCCAGCATCCGTGCCCACA CAGGTTGTTGGGCCCAAAGGGAAGGCTCCTCCCATACCTGCTCCTACGAGGGAGCCAGGGAACAG ATCAGCACGGCCCCTGCATAGTCTCAGTGTGCTGGCCTTCGACCAAGAGCGTCTGGAGCGGAAG ATCCTGGGCCTCAGGCAGGCGCGGCGGCCAGTGCCCCCCGAGGTGGCGCAGCAGTACCAGGACATCATGCAGCGCAGCCAGTGGCAGCGGGCGCAGCTGGAGCAGGGAGGCCCGGGCATGCGGCGGG AGTACATGGCCCAGCTGGAGCGCCAGCTACAGTTCTACACGGAGGCCGCCCGGCGTCTGGGCAATGATGGCAGCAGG GAGGCCGCCAAGGAGGCACTGTATAGACGGAACCTGGTCGAGAGTGAG CTGCAGCGGCTCCGCCGGTGA